In Fibrobacter sp., a single genomic region encodes these proteins:
- a CDS encoding DUF2341 domain-containing protein: PGNTSAKNLDTITDNSGSVLLTNLDSGSYSIEINDRQGYAALVSFQVDSGDTDSLGSVLKRTSTISGTVNSTMEVSSAIAEIYGLERVTAIDPLTGEFTIEDVPEGTYSIRFSSEDDPEIKTEVYGVTVTASSSPEPLIVGLSWPLVQNIFLNTGSDGAAVSETILDFPVLIRLSSSDFDFSTTTDAGPRIRFTNSHGDTLPCQIELWDSLSGKAVIWVRVDTVRGDGLTVIRMLSGKNDASMKSDGADVFTTGNGFQAVWHLEGDGSREVLDATENSFHGTPAGSKLTSRDCIIGKGLEFSDSGYIEIPNSADGALSYPQDGAFTLSAWVNTENLDTFYQDIISKGNFQYGLQINRYYLWNFYVYKSMEGWVCTDAPAESGSWHFLAAVSSGNAYYLYVNGTLADSVTVIKADSIKADYSHNVMLGRRSDIDDRYFRGKLDEIRISNRARSPAWIRLCYENQRPDQKFVIIRR, translated from the coding sequence CCTGGAAATACATCTGCAAAAAATCTTGACACAATCACCGATAATTCAGGATCTGTTCTCCTGACTAACCTGGATTCGGGCAGCTACTCAATTGAGATAAACGACAGGCAAGGTTATGCAGCACTGGTTTCATTTCAGGTAGATTCAGGTGATACGGATTCTTTAGGTTCTGTACTGAAAAGGACCAGTACAATTTCCGGAACTGTCAACTCCACCATGGAAGTCTCATCAGCGATTGCCGAGATCTATGGACTGGAAAGAGTTACAGCAATCGATCCTCTTACCGGAGAATTTACAATTGAAGACGTTCCAGAGGGGACATATTCAATCCGGTTTTCTTCAGAAGACGATCCGGAGATTAAAACAGAGGTCTATGGTGTTACTGTAACGGCGTCATCTTCACCTGAACCCTTGATAGTCGGGCTCTCCTGGCCTCTTGTCCAGAATATATTTCTTAACACTGGAAGCGATGGGGCTGCAGTTTCAGAGACAATTCTCGATTTCCCGGTACTTATAAGACTCAGCTCATCTGATTTTGATTTCAGCACAACCACAGATGCCGGTCCCCGGATTCGTTTTACAAACAGCCATGGAGATACGCTTCCCTGTCAGATTGAATTATGGGATTCTCTTTCCGGTAAAGCAGTGATATGGGTCAGGGTCGATACTGTCCGCGGTGATGGCTTGACAGTGATAAGGATGCTTTCAGGGAAAAACGATGCATCGATGAAATCGGATGGAGCTGATGTATTTACCACAGGAAATGGTTTTCAGGCAGTGTGGCATCTTGAAGGTGATGGGAGTAGAGAGGTTCTCGATGCAACAGAGAATTCTTTTCACGGAACACCTGCAGGCTCTAAACTGACCAGCAGGGATTGCATTATCGGTAAAGGACTTGAATTCAGTGATTCGGGATATATCGAGATTCCAAATTCCGCTGATGGAGCACTGAGTTATCCCCAGGATGGAGCATTCACTCTTTCTGCGTGGGTCAATACAGAGAATCTTGACACCTTTTATCAGGATATAATATCAAAAGGCAATTTCCAGTACGGGCTCCAGATAAACAGATACTACCTCTGGAATTTTTATGTGTACAAATCGATGGAGGGATGGGTCTGTACCGATGCTCCTGCCGAGTCCGGATCATGGCATTTCCTGGCAGCAGTCAGCTCCGGAAACGCCTATTATCTGTACGTAAATGGCACTCTGGCCGATTCTGTAACTGTCATCAAGGCAGATTCAATCAAAGCAGACTATTCCCACAACGTGATGCTTGGAAGGAGATCGGATATCGATGACAGGTATTTCAGGGGAAAACTCGATGAGATCCGCATCTCAAACAGAGCCAGAAGTCCTGCGTGGATAAGGCTCTGCTACGAGAACCAGCGGCCGGATCAGAAATTTGTAATAATCAGAAGATAA